A single Oncorhynchus kisutch isolate 150728-3 linkage group LG19, Okis_V2, whole genome shotgun sequence DNA region contains:
- the LOC109880673 gene encoding catenin delta-1 isoform X5, whose protein sequence is MEQCESAAALLESVREQEVQFEQLTRALEEERRRVSLLSPPSRPLPHTQNGRLGDADIERLKLSEGYINGTQYMMVDPAHGSLDESYTPEGDSQEVHSAFSDDGTNGRRVGNAMKVITSRTVLPSDSMSIDGGVSVSGMGGYSATLDRSYRQGGGGDYPTATVPRNYHYGPAGGYDDYRSAPPSEAYASLSRGTRMDDRYRPADGYRTLDSGYRAPSRQQLDPYAAQPQVGRGVRGMGSALELGGMRYAHQGHYGMEDDQRSLGYDDVEYSMAPPTMHPGYGTMPRLGPGPGGLDRRRLRSCEDTLEGDMGGVDTYTWGVNMERGSMASLDSTLRKGPPTTWRQPELPEVIAMLNYRLDPVKTNAAAFLQHLTFKNDKVKSEVRRLKGIPSLVSLLDNPKRDVHHSACGALKNISYGPDHDNKIAIKNCDGIPALVRLLRKARDQDLTDTITGTLWNLSSHDSVKMEIVDHALHALSDEVMVPHSGWERGSDGGEESLKPRHLEWETALTNTAGCLRNVSSERSEARRKLRECAGLVDSLMYIVQSQINRKDVDNKLVENSVCLLRNLSYQVHREVPGCERYQEAAPLNQGPAPGSNKAGCFGSRKGKGKKDADDGSVDQVDIPKRTMPAKGYELLFQPEVVRVYTSLLRESQNPSVLEAAAGAVQNLCAGRWTYGRYIRATVRLEKGLPMMAELLAHGNDRVVRAMSGALRNLAIDNRNRELLGKHAVPHLVADLPGGQSQSARPLSEETVVSVLSTLTEVLGNSLEAAKTLRASQGIERLVLINKDGKRSEREVRGAGQVLQLVWGHKDLRRPLEKDGWKKTDFMVNLNPPANGPSTRTNGTYEDTTMPLLDRGEKRDMIPLNDLGPEAYSTLDQRERRHTLDNSLNATDTLQRGVYGGRKGSLPLLDSYDG, encoded by the exons ATGGAACAGTGTGAGAGCGCTGCGGCTCTCCTGGAGTCGGTGAGGGAGCAGGAGGTGCAGTTTGAACAGCTGACCAGAgcgctggaggaggagaggaggagagtgagccTGCTCAGCCCCCCGTCCcgccccctcccccacacacag AACGGGCGTCTGGGGGATGCGGACATAGAACGACTGAAACTGAGTGAGGGATACATTAACGGGACACAG TACATGATGGTGGACCCAGCACATGGCTCTCTAGACGAGAGCTACACACCAGAAGGTGATTCCCAGGAAGTACACTCCGCCTTCTCAGACGATGGAACCAATGGACGGCGGGTAGGGAATGCG ATGAAGGTGATCACCTCACGTACTGTCCTGCCCTCTGATTCAATGTCCATTGACGGGGGAGTGTCCGTCTCGGGCATGGGCGGTTACAGTGCCACTCTGGACCGTTCCTACAGGCAGGGTGGAGGGGGGGACTACCCCACAGCCACGGTCCCCAGGAACTACCACTACGGTCCCGCGGGGGGTTACGACGACTACAGGAGTGCTCCGCCTTCTGAGGCCTACGCTAGCCTGAGCAGAGGCACACGCATGGACGACCGCTACAG acctgCAGATGGGTACAGGACACTTGACTCTGGGTACCGTGCCCCCAGTAGACAGCAGCTGGACCCCTACGCAGCCCAGCCCCAGGTGGGGCGAGGGGTGAGGGGCATGGGAAGTGCCCTGGAGCTGGGGGGCATGCGCTACGCCCACCAGGGCCACTATGGTATGGAGGATGACCAGAGGAGTCTGGGATATGATGATGTGGAGTACAGTATGGCTCCTCCCACCATGCATCCAGGATACGGCACCATGCCACGACTAGGCCCAGGCCCAGGAGGACTGGACAGACGCAGGCTCAG GAGTTGTGAGGACACTTTGGAAGGGGACATGGGAGGAGTCGACACCTACACCTGGGGCGtcaacatggagagagggagtatgGCGTCATTGGACAGCACCCTGAGGAAGGGTCCGCCCACAACCTGGAGACAGCCGGAGCTCCCTGAGGTCATCGCCATGTTGAACTACAGGCTGGACCCGGTCAAAACCAACGCTGCTGCCTTCCTCCAGCACCTCACCTTCAAGAACGACaag GTGAAATCGGAGGTGCGTCGTTTAAAGGGGATCCCTTCTCTGGTCTCGTTGCTGGACAACCCCAAGAGGGATGTACACCACTCGGCTTGCGGGGCGCTCAAGAACATCTCGTACGGACCAGACCACGACAACAAGATCGCCATCAAGAACTGTGACGGCATCCCCGCCTTAGTCCGGCTACTGAGGAAGGCCAGAGACCAAGACCTCACTGACACCATTACAG gCACATTGTGGAACCTATCATCTCACGACTCGGTGAAGATGGAGATCGTGGACCACGCGTTACACGCCCTCTCAGACGAGGTGATGGTGCCACACTctggctgggagagagggagtgacggAGGGGAGGAGAGCCTCAAACCACGCCACCTGGAGTGGGAGACGGCCCTCACCAACACAGCTGGCTGTCTGAG aAACGTGAGCTCAGAACGTAGTGAGGCCAGGCGGAAGCTGAGAGAGTGCGCAGGATTGGTGGACTCACTGATGTACATTGTCCAATCACAGATCAACCGCAAAGATGTGGACAACAAG TTGGTGGAGAACAGCGTTTGTCTGCTGAGGAATCTGTCCTATCAGGTTCACCGAGAGGTTCCCGGCTGCGAGCGCTACCAGGAGGCCGCACCTCTAAACCAGGGCCCCGCCCCCGGCTCCAACAAGGCCGGCTGCTTCGGCTCACGGAAGGGCAAAG gtaagAAGGATGCGGATGACGGGAGTGTGGACCAGGTTGATATTCCGAAGAGGACAATGCCTGCCAAAG GCTATGAGCTGCTGTTCCAGCCAGAGGTGGTGCGTGTGTACACATCGCTGCTGAGAGAGAGCCAGAACCCCTCAGTGCTGGAGGCCGCAGCCGGGGCTGTACAGAACCTGTGTGCCGGACGCTGGACT tATGGTCGCTATATCCGGGCCACGGTGCGTCTGGAGAAGGGCCTGCCCATGATGGCAGAGCTGCTGGCTCATGGGAACGACCGCGTGGTCAGAGCCATGTCGGGAGCCCTGAGGAACCTGGCCATCGACAATCGCAACCGCGAGCTGCTCG GTAAGCACGCTGTGCCCCACCTGGTGGCAGACCTGCCGGGAGGCCAGAGCCAGTCGGCACGACCTCTGTCTGAGGAGACGGTGGTGTCTGTACTGAGCACGCTCACTGAGGTGCTGGGCAACAGCCTGGAGGCCGCCAAGACCCTTAGGGCCTCCCAAGGCATCGAGAGACTGGTACTCATCAACAAGGATGG TAAGCGGTCTGAGCGGGAGGTGCGTGGGGCAGGCCAGGTGTTACAGCTGGTCTGGGGGCACAAGGATCTGCGGCGCCCCCTGGAGAAGGATGGCTGGAAGAAGACCGACTTCATGGTGAACCTCAACCCCCCCGCCAACGGCCCCTCTACACGCACCAATGGGACCTACGAGGACACTACCATGCCACTGCTAGACAGAG gggagaagagagacatGATTCCACTGAATGACCTAGGGCCTG AAGCCTACTCTACACTGgaccagagggagaggagacacactcTGGACAACTCCCTCAATGCCACAGACACTTTACAG CGTGGGGTGTATGGAGGCAGAAAGGGTTCACTGCCTCTGTTGGACTCCTACGATGGTtag
- the LOC109880673 gene encoding catenin delta-1 isoform X3, giving the protein MEQCESAAALLESVREQEVQFEQLTRALEEERRRVSLLSPPSRPLPHTQNGRLGDADIERLKLSEGYINGTQYMMVDPAHGSLDESYTPEGDSQEVHSAFSDDGTNGRRVGNAMKVITSRTVLPSDSMSIDGGVSVSGMGGYSATLDRSYRQGGGGDYPTATVPRNYHYGPAGGYDDYRSAPPSEAYASLSRGTRMDDRYRPADGYRTLDSGYRAPSRQQLDPYAAQPQVGRGVRGMGSALELGGMRYAHQGHYGMEDDQRSLGYDDVEYSMAPPTMHPGYGTMPRLGPGPGGLDRRRLRSCEDTLEGDMGGVDTYTWGVNMERGSMASLDSTLRKGPPTTWRQPELPEVIAMLNYRLDPVKTNAAAFLQHLTFKNDKVKSEVRRLKGIPSLVSLLDNPKRDVHHSACGALKNISYGPDHDNKIAIKNCDGIPALVRLLRKARDQDLTDTITGTLWNLSSHDSVKMEIVDHALHALSDEVMVPHSGWERGSDGGEESLKPRHLEWETALTNTAGCLRNVSSERSEARRKLRECAGLVDSLMYIVQSQINRKDVDNKLVENSVCLLRNLSYQVHREVPGCERYQEAAPLNQGPAPGSNKAGCFGSRKGKGKKDADDGSVDQVDIPKRTMPAKGYELLFQPEVVRVYTSLLRESQNPSVLEAAAGAVQNLCAGRWTYGRYIRATVRLEKGLPMMAELLAHGNDRVVRAMSGALRNLAIDNRNRELLGKHAVPHLVADLPGGQSQSARPLSEETVVSVLSTLTEVLGNSLEAAKTLRASQGIERLVLINKDGKRSEREVRGAGQVLQLVWGHKDLRRPLEKDGWKKTDFMVNLNPPANGPSTRTNGTYEDTTMPLLDRGEKRDMIPLNDLGPEAYSTLDQRERRHTLDNSLNATDTLQRGVYGGRKGSLPLLDSYDEKLIVCITQSELPLPYHCY; this is encoded by the exons ATGGAACAGTGTGAGAGCGCTGCGGCTCTCCTGGAGTCGGTGAGGGAGCAGGAGGTGCAGTTTGAACAGCTGACCAGAgcgctggaggaggagaggaggagagtgagccTGCTCAGCCCCCCGTCCcgccccctcccccacacacag AACGGGCGTCTGGGGGATGCGGACATAGAACGACTGAAACTGAGTGAGGGATACATTAACGGGACACAG TACATGATGGTGGACCCAGCACATGGCTCTCTAGACGAGAGCTACACACCAGAAGGTGATTCCCAGGAAGTACACTCCGCCTTCTCAGACGATGGAACCAATGGACGGCGGGTAGGGAATGCG ATGAAGGTGATCACCTCACGTACTGTCCTGCCCTCTGATTCAATGTCCATTGACGGGGGAGTGTCCGTCTCGGGCATGGGCGGTTACAGTGCCACTCTGGACCGTTCCTACAGGCAGGGTGGAGGGGGGGACTACCCCACAGCCACGGTCCCCAGGAACTACCACTACGGTCCCGCGGGGGGTTACGACGACTACAGGAGTGCTCCGCCTTCTGAGGCCTACGCTAGCCTGAGCAGAGGCACACGCATGGACGACCGCTACAG acctgCAGATGGGTACAGGACACTTGACTCTGGGTACCGTGCCCCCAGTAGACAGCAGCTGGACCCCTACGCAGCCCAGCCCCAGGTGGGGCGAGGGGTGAGGGGCATGGGAAGTGCCCTGGAGCTGGGGGGCATGCGCTACGCCCACCAGGGCCACTATGGTATGGAGGATGACCAGAGGAGTCTGGGATATGATGATGTGGAGTACAGTATGGCTCCTCCCACCATGCATCCAGGATACGGCACCATGCCACGACTAGGCCCAGGCCCAGGAGGACTGGACAGACGCAGGCTCAG GAGTTGTGAGGACACTTTGGAAGGGGACATGGGAGGAGTCGACACCTACACCTGGGGCGtcaacatggagagagggagtatgGCGTCATTGGACAGCACCCTGAGGAAGGGTCCGCCCACAACCTGGAGACAGCCGGAGCTCCCTGAGGTCATCGCCATGTTGAACTACAGGCTGGACCCGGTCAAAACCAACGCTGCTGCCTTCCTCCAGCACCTCACCTTCAAGAACGACaag GTGAAATCGGAGGTGCGTCGTTTAAAGGGGATCCCTTCTCTGGTCTCGTTGCTGGACAACCCCAAGAGGGATGTACACCACTCGGCTTGCGGGGCGCTCAAGAACATCTCGTACGGACCAGACCACGACAACAAGATCGCCATCAAGAACTGTGACGGCATCCCCGCCTTAGTCCGGCTACTGAGGAAGGCCAGAGACCAAGACCTCACTGACACCATTACAG gCACATTGTGGAACCTATCATCTCACGACTCGGTGAAGATGGAGATCGTGGACCACGCGTTACACGCCCTCTCAGACGAGGTGATGGTGCCACACTctggctgggagagagggagtgacggAGGGGAGGAGAGCCTCAAACCACGCCACCTGGAGTGGGAGACGGCCCTCACCAACACAGCTGGCTGTCTGAG aAACGTGAGCTCAGAACGTAGTGAGGCCAGGCGGAAGCTGAGAGAGTGCGCAGGATTGGTGGACTCACTGATGTACATTGTCCAATCACAGATCAACCGCAAAGATGTGGACAACAAG TTGGTGGAGAACAGCGTTTGTCTGCTGAGGAATCTGTCCTATCAGGTTCACCGAGAGGTTCCCGGCTGCGAGCGCTACCAGGAGGCCGCACCTCTAAACCAGGGCCCCGCCCCCGGCTCCAACAAGGCCGGCTGCTTCGGCTCACGGAAGGGCAAAG gtaagAAGGATGCGGATGACGGGAGTGTGGACCAGGTTGATATTCCGAAGAGGACAATGCCTGCCAAAG GCTATGAGCTGCTGTTCCAGCCAGAGGTGGTGCGTGTGTACACATCGCTGCTGAGAGAGAGCCAGAACCCCTCAGTGCTGGAGGCCGCAGCCGGGGCTGTACAGAACCTGTGTGCCGGACGCTGGACT tATGGTCGCTATATCCGGGCCACGGTGCGTCTGGAGAAGGGCCTGCCCATGATGGCAGAGCTGCTGGCTCATGGGAACGACCGCGTGGTCAGAGCCATGTCGGGAGCCCTGAGGAACCTGGCCATCGACAATCGCAACCGCGAGCTGCTCG GTAAGCACGCTGTGCCCCACCTGGTGGCAGACCTGCCGGGAGGCCAGAGCCAGTCGGCACGACCTCTGTCTGAGGAGACGGTGGTGTCTGTACTGAGCACGCTCACTGAGGTGCTGGGCAACAGCCTGGAGGCCGCCAAGACCCTTAGGGCCTCCCAAGGCATCGAGAGACTGGTACTCATCAACAAGGATGG TAAGCGGTCTGAGCGGGAGGTGCGTGGGGCAGGCCAGGTGTTACAGCTGGTCTGGGGGCACAAGGATCTGCGGCGCCCCCTGGAGAAGGATGGCTGGAAGAAGACCGACTTCATGGTGAACCTCAACCCCCCCGCCAACGGCCCCTCTACACGCACCAATGGGACCTACGAGGACACTACCATGCCACTGCTAGACAGAG gggagaagagagacatGATTCCACTGAATGACCTAGGGCCTG AAGCCTACTCTACACTGgaccagagggagaggagacacactcTGGACAACTCCCTCAATGCCACAGACACTTTACAG CGTGGGGTGTATGGAGGCAGAAAGGGTTCACTGCCTCTGTTGGACTCCTACGATG AAAAACTGATAGTGTGCATCACCCAGAGTGAGCTGCCCCTGCCCTACCACTGCTACTGA
- the LOC109880673 gene encoding catenin delta-1 isoform X8, giving the protein MEQCESAAALLESVREQEVQFEQLTRALEEERRRVSLLSPPSRPLPHTQNGRLGDADIERLKLSEGYINGTQYMMVDPAHGSLDESYTPEGDSQEVHSAFSDDGTNGRRVGNAMKVITSRTVLPSDSMSIDGGVSVSGMGGYSATLDRSYRQGGGGDYPTATVPRNYHYGPAGGYDDYRSAPPSEAYASLSRGTRMDDRYRPADGYRTLDSGYRAPSRQQLDPYAAQPQVGRGVRGMGSALELGGMRYAHQGHYGMEDDQRSLGYDDVEYSMAPPTMHPGYGTMPRLGPGPGGLDRRRLRSCEDTLEGDMGGVDTYTWGVNMERGSMASLDSTLRKGPPTTWRQPELPEVIAMLNYRLDPVKTNAAAFLQHLTFKNDKVKSEVRRLKGIPSLVSLLDNPKRDVHHSACGALKNISYGPDHDNKIAIKNCDGIPALVRLLRKARDQDLTDTITGTLWNLSSHDSVKMEIVDHALHALSDEVMVPHSGWERGSDGGEESLKPRHLEWETALTNTAGCLRNVSSERSEARRKLRECAGLVDSLMYIVQSQINRKDVDNKLVENSVCLLRNLSYQVHREVPGCERYQEAAPLNQGPAPGSNKAGCFGSRKGKGKKDADDGSVDQVDIPKRTMPAKGYELLFQPEVVRVYTSLLRESQNPSVLEAAAGAVQNLCAGRWTYGRYIRATVRLEKGLPMMAELLAHGNDRVVRAMSGALRNLAIDNRNRELLGKHAVPHLVADLPGGQSQSARPLSEETVVSVLSTLTEVLGNSLEAAKTLRASQGIERLVLINKDGKRSEREVRGAGQVLQLVWGHKDLRRPLEKDGWKKTDFMVNLNPPANGPSTRTNGTYEDTTMPLLDRGEKRDMIPLNDLGPEAYSTLDQRERRHTLDNSLNATDTLQKN; this is encoded by the exons ATGGAACAGTGTGAGAGCGCTGCGGCTCTCCTGGAGTCGGTGAGGGAGCAGGAGGTGCAGTTTGAACAGCTGACCAGAgcgctggaggaggagaggaggagagtgagccTGCTCAGCCCCCCGTCCcgccccctcccccacacacag AACGGGCGTCTGGGGGATGCGGACATAGAACGACTGAAACTGAGTGAGGGATACATTAACGGGACACAG TACATGATGGTGGACCCAGCACATGGCTCTCTAGACGAGAGCTACACACCAGAAGGTGATTCCCAGGAAGTACACTCCGCCTTCTCAGACGATGGAACCAATGGACGGCGGGTAGGGAATGCG ATGAAGGTGATCACCTCACGTACTGTCCTGCCCTCTGATTCAATGTCCATTGACGGGGGAGTGTCCGTCTCGGGCATGGGCGGTTACAGTGCCACTCTGGACCGTTCCTACAGGCAGGGTGGAGGGGGGGACTACCCCACAGCCACGGTCCCCAGGAACTACCACTACGGTCCCGCGGGGGGTTACGACGACTACAGGAGTGCTCCGCCTTCTGAGGCCTACGCTAGCCTGAGCAGAGGCACACGCATGGACGACCGCTACAG acctgCAGATGGGTACAGGACACTTGACTCTGGGTACCGTGCCCCCAGTAGACAGCAGCTGGACCCCTACGCAGCCCAGCCCCAGGTGGGGCGAGGGGTGAGGGGCATGGGAAGTGCCCTGGAGCTGGGGGGCATGCGCTACGCCCACCAGGGCCACTATGGTATGGAGGATGACCAGAGGAGTCTGGGATATGATGATGTGGAGTACAGTATGGCTCCTCCCACCATGCATCCAGGATACGGCACCATGCCACGACTAGGCCCAGGCCCAGGAGGACTGGACAGACGCAGGCTCAG GAGTTGTGAGGACACTTTGGAAGGGGACATGGGAGGAGTCGACACCTACACCTGGGGCGtcaacatggagagagggagtatgGCGTCATTGGACAGCACCCTGAGGAAGGGTCCGCCCACAACCTGGAGACAGCCGGAGCTCCCTGAGGTCATCGCCATGTTGAACTACAGGCTGGACCCGGTCAAAACCAACGCTGCTGCCTTCCTCCAGCACCTCACCTTCAAGAACGACaag GTGAAATCGGAGGTGCGTCGTTTAAAGGGGATCCCTTCTCTGGTCTCGTTGCTGGACAACCCCAAGAGGGATGTACACCACTCGGCTTGCGGGGCGCTCAAGAACATCTCGTACGGACCAGACCACGACAACAAGATCGCCATCAAGAACTGTGACGGCATCCCCGCCTTAGTCCGGCTACTGAGGAAGGCCAGAGACCAAGACCTCACTGACACCATTACAG gCACATTGTGGAACCTATCATCTCACGACTCGGTGAAGATGGAGATCGTGGACCACGCGTTACACGCCCTCTCAGACGAGGTGATGGTGCCACACTctggctgggagagagggagtgacggAGGGGAGGAGAGCCTCAAACCACGCCACCTGGAGTGGGAGACGGCCCTCACCAACACAGCTGGCTGTCTGAG aAACGTGAGCTCAGAACGTAGTGAGGCCAGGCGGAAGCTGAGAGAGTGCGCAGGATTGGTGGACTCACTGATGTACATTGTCCAATCACAGATCAACCGCAAAGATGTGGACAACAAG TTGGTGGAGAACAGCGTTTGTCTGCTGAGGAATCTGTCCTATCAGGTTCACCGAGAGGTTCCCGGCTGCGAGCGCTACCAGGAGGCCGCACCTCTAAACCAGGGCCCCGCCCCCGGCTCCAACAAGGCCGGCTGCTTCGGCTCACGGAAGGGCAAAG gtaagAAGGATGCGGATGACGGGAGTGTGGACCAGGTTGATATTCCGAAGAGGACAATGCCTGCCAAAG GCTATGAGCTGCTGTTCCAGCCAGAGGTGGTGCGTGTGTACACATCGCTGCTGAGAGAGAGCCAGAACCCCTCAGTGCTGGAGGCCGCAGCCGGGGCTGTACAGAACCTGTGTGCCGGACGCTGGACT tATGGTCGCTATATCCGGGCCACGGTGCGTCTGGAGAAGGGCCTGCCCATGATGGCAGAGCTGCTGGCTCATGGGAACGACCGCGTGGTCAGAGCCATGTCGGGAGCCCTGAGGAACCTGGCCATCGACAATCGCAACCGCGAGCTGCTCG GTAAGCACGCTGTGCCCCACCTGGTGGCAGACCTGCCGGGAGGCCAGAGCCAGTCGGCACGACCTCTGTCTGAGGAGACGGTGGTGTCTGTACTGAGCACGCTCACTGAGGTGCTGGGCAACAGCCTGGAGGCCGCCAAGACCCTTAGGGCCTCCCAAGGCATCGAGAGACTGGTACTCATCAACAAGGATGG TAAGCGGTCTGAGCGGGAGGTGCGTGGGGCAGGCCAGGTGTTACAGCTGGTCTGGGGGCACAAGGATCTGCGGCGCCCCCTGGAGAAGGATGGCTGGAAGAAGACCGACTTCATGGTGAACCTCAACCCCCCCGCCAACGGCCCCTCTACACGCACCAATGGGACCTACGAGGACACTACCATGCCACTGCTAGACAGAG gggagaagagagacatGATTCCACTGAATGACCTAGGGCCTG AAGCCTACTCTACACTGgaccagagggagaggagacacactcTGGACAACTCCCTCAATGCCACAGACACTTTACAG AAAAACTGA
- the LOC109880673 gene encoding catenin delta-1 isoform X1, protein MEQCESAAALLESVREQEVQFEQLTRALEEERRRVSLLSPPSRPLPHTQNGRLGDADIERLKLSEGYINGTQYMMVDPAHGSLDESYTPEGDSQEVHSAFSDDGTNGRRVGNAMKVITSRTVLPSDSMSIDGGVSVSGMGGYSATLDRSYRQGGGGDYPTATVPRNYHYGPAGGYDDYRSAPPSEAYASLSRGTRMDDRYRPADGYRTLDSGYRAPSRQQLDPYAAQPQVGRGVRGMGSALELGGMRYAHQGHYGMEDDQRSLGYDDVEYSMAPPTMHPGYGTMPRLGPGPGGLDRRRLRSCEDTLEGDMGGVDTYTWGVNMERGSMASLDSTLRKGPPTTWRQPELPEVIAMLNYRLDPVKTNAAAFLQHLTFKNDKVKSEVRRLKGIPSLVSLLDNPKRDVHHSACGALKNISYGPDHDNKIAIKNCDGIPALVRLLRKARDQDLTDTITGTLWNLSSHDSVKMEIVDHALHALSDEVMVPHSGWERGSDGGEESLKPRHLEWETALTNTAGCLRNVSSERSEARRKLRECAGLVDSLMYIVQSQINRKDVDNKLVENSVCLLRNLSYQVHREVPGCERYQEAAPLNQGPAPGSNKAGCFGSRKGKDEWFSKGKKDADDGSVDQVDIPKRTMPAKGYELLFQPEVVRVYTSLLRESQNPSVLEAAAGAVQNLCAGRWTYGRYIRATVRLEKGLPMMAELLAHGNDRVVRAMSGALRNLAIDNRNRELLGKHAVPHLVADLPGGQSQSARPLSEETVVSVLSTLTEVLGNSLEAAKTLRASQGIERLVLINKDGKRSEREVRGAGQVLQLVWGHKDLRRPLEKDGWKKTDFMVNLNPPANGPSTRTNGTYEDTTMPLLDRGEKRDMIPLNDLGPEAYSTLDQRERRHTLDNSLNATDTLQRGVYGGRKGSLPLLDSYDEKLIVCITQSELPLPYHCY, encoded by the exons ATGGAACAGTGTGAGAGCGCTGCGGCTCTCCTGGAGTCGGTGAGGGAGCAGGAGGTGCAGTTTGAACAGCTGACCAGAgcgctggaggaggagaggaggagagtgagccTGCTCAGCCCCCCGTCCcgccccctcccccacacacag AACGGGCGTCTGGGGGATGCGGACATAGAACGACTGAAACTGAGTGAGGGATACATTAACGGGACACAG TACATGATGGTGGACCCAGCACATGGCTCTCTAGACGAGAGCTACACACCAGAAGGTGATTCCCAGGAAGTACACTCCGCCTTCTCAGACGATGGAACCAATGGACGGCGGGTAGGGAATGCG ATGAAGGTGATCACCTCACGTACTGTCCTGCCCTCTGATTCAATGTCCATTGACGGGGGAGTGTCCGTCTCGGGCATGGGCGGTTACAGTGCCACTCTGGACCGTTCCTACAGGCAGGGTGGAGGGGGGGACTACCCCACAGCCACGGTCCCCAGGAACTACCACTACGGTCCCGCGGGGGGTTACGACGACTACAGGAGTGCTCCGCCTTCTGAGGCCTACGCTAGCCTGAGCAGAGGCACACGCATGGACGACCGCTACAG acctgCAGATGGGTACAGGACACTTGACTCTGGGTACCGTGCCCCCAGTAGACAGCAGCTGGACCCCTACGCAGCCCAGCCCCAGGTGGGGCGAGGGGTGAGGGGCATGGGAAGTGCCCTGGAGCTGGGGGGCATGCGCTACGCCCACCAGGGCCACTATGGTATGGAGGATGACCAGAGGAGTCTGGGATATGATGATGTGGAGTACAGTATGGCTCCTCCCACCATGCATCCAGGATACGGCACCATGCCACGACTAGGCCCAGGCCCAGGAGGACTGGACAGACGCAGGCTCAG GAGTTGTGAGGACACTTTGGAAGGGGACATGGGAGGAGTCGACACCTACACCTGGGGCGtcaacatggagagagggagtatgGCGTCATTGGACAGCACCCTGAGGAAGGGTCCGCCCACAACCTGGAGACAGCCGGAGCTCCCTGAGGTCATCGCCATGTTGAACTACAGGCTGGACCCGGTCAAAACCAACGCTGCTGCCTTCCTCCAGCACCTCACCTTCAAGAACGACaag GTGAAATCGGAGGTGCGTCGTTTAAAGGGGATCCCTTCTCTGGTCTCGTTGCTGGACAACCCCAAGAGGGATGTACACCACTCGGCTTGCGGGGCGCTCAAGAACATCTCGTACGGACCAGACCACGACAACAAGATCGCCATCAAGAACTGTGACGGCATCCCCGCCTTAGTCCGGCTACTGAGGAAGGCCAGAGACCAAGACCTCACTGACACCATTACAG gCACATTGTGGAACCTATCATCTCACGACTCGGTGAAGATGGAGATCGTGGACCACGCGTTACACGCCCTCTCAGACGAGGTGATGGTGCCACACTctggctgggagagagggagtgacggAGGGGAGGAGAGCCTCAAACCACGCCACCTGGAGTGGGAGACGGCCCTCACCAACACAGCTGGCTGTCTGAG aAACGTGAGCTCAGAACGTAGTGAGGCCAGGCGGAAGCTGAGAGAGTGCGCAGGATTGGTGGACTCACTGATGTACATTGTCCAATCACAGATCAACCGCAAAGATGTGGACAACAAG TTGGTGGAGAACAGCGTTTGTCTGCTGAGGAATCTGTCCTATCAGGTTCACCGAGAGGTTCCCGGCTGCGAGCGCTACCAGGAGGCCGCACCTCTAAACCAGGGCCCCGCCCCCGGCTCCAACAAGGCCGGCTGCTTCGGCTCACGGAAGGGCAAAG ATGAGTGGTTTTCCAAAG gtaagAAGGATGCGGATGACGGGAGTGTGGACCAGGTTGATATTCCGAAGAGGACAATGCCTGCCAAAG GCTATGAGCTGCTGTTCCAGCCAGAGGTGGTGCGTGTGTACACATCGCTGCTGAGAGAGAGCCAGAACCCCTCAGTGCTGGAGGCCGCAGCCGGGGCTGTACAGAACCTGTGTGCCGGACGCTGGACT tATGGTCGCTATATCCGGGCCACGGTGCGTCTGGAGAAGGGCCTGCCCATGATGGCAGAGCTGCTGGCTCATGGGAACGACCGCGTGGTCAGAGCCATGTCGGGAGCCCTGAGGAACCTGGCCATCGACAATCGCAACCGCGAGCTGCTCG GTAAGCACGCTGTGCCCCACCTGGTGGCAGACCTGCCGGGAGGCCAGAGCCAGTCGGCACGACCTCTGTCTGAGGAGACGGTGGTGTCTGTACTGAGCACGCTCACTGAGGTGCTGGGCAACAGCCTGGAGGCCGCCAAGACCCTTAGGGCCTCCCAAGGCATCGAGAGACTGGTACTCATCAACAAGGATGG TAAGCGGTCTGAGCGGGAGGTGCGTGGGGCAGGCCAGGTGTTACAGCTGGTCTGGGGGCACAAGGATCTGCGGCGCCCCCTGGAGAAGGATGGCTGGAAGAAGACCGACTTCATGGTGAACCTCAACCCCCCCGCCAACGGCCCCTCTACACGCACCAATGGGACCTACGAGGACACTACCATGCCACTGCTAGACAGAG gggagaagagagacatGATTCCACTGAATGACCTAGGGCCTG AAGCCTACTCTACACTGgaccagagggagaggagacacactcTGGACAACTCCCTCAATGCCACAGACACTTTACAG CGTGGGGTGTATGGAGGCAGAAAGGGTTCACTGCCTCTGTTGGACTCCTACGATG AAAAACTGATAGTGTGCATCACCCAGAGTGAGCTGCCCCTGCCCTACCACTGCTACTGA